One part of the Malus sylvestris chromosome 2, drMalSylv7.2, whole genome shotgun sequence genome encodes these proteins:
- the LOC126603499 gene encoding uncharacterized protein LOC126603499, giving the protein MASTPREEPTNASEVSPQRAPAPGVIFLLTDLHLAEGFDANFTELEWTWLESDDPADPFDDIHATYAAPLNFILESPINKAHMVLAVHINSENTPGCYEIHGDAEVPIGLDGFKKLWLELHQSGRVLKQGTEAVVWHKNRAVTSLMEGLPANSRKIGQYSTFSAVGVLSGKGRGAPLDNYIFAAPNDQTLVFVVGKMDQIENYIDEYVEVRIGNSYLSAKPKAKSLIFNFSRYPLAPSTEVTQLCCALQKKWNII; this is encoded by the exons ATGGCGTCGACGCCACGAGAGGAGCCGACAAATGCGTCCGAGGTTTCGCCACAGAGGGCACCTGCACCTGGCGTGATTTTTCTGTTGACGGATCTTCATTTGGCAGAGGGATTCGATGCGAATTTCACTGAACTGGAG TGGACTTGG CTTGAATCCGATGACCCAGCCGATCCTTTTGACGATATTCATGCTACTTACGCAGCG CCCTTGAACTTCATCTTGGAGAGCCCGATTAACAAGGCTCACATGGTCCTTGCTGTCCATATCAACTCTGAAAACACACCCGGCTGCTACGAAATCCATGGTGATGCAGAAGTTCCAATCGGACTGGATGGGTTTAAGAAACTCTGGC TTGAGCTGCATCAATCTGGCAGGGTTCTGAAGCAGGGAACTGAGGCTGTGGTTTGGCACAAGAATCGTGCCGTAACAAGTTTGATGGAAGGCTTACCTGCAAATTCTAGGAAGATTGGTCAATATTCAACGTTTTCTGCAGTTG GTGTTTTGTCTGGAAAGGGAAGAGGTGCTCCGCTTGACAACTACATCTTTGCTGCTCCAAATGATCAGACTCTTGTTTTCGTC GTTGGTAAAATGGATCAGATTGAGAACTACATTGATGAATATGTGGAAG TTCGAATTGGAAACTCCTACTTATCTGCGAAGCCAAAAGCCAAAAGTCTCATTTTTAACT TTTCACGATATCCGCTGGCTCCTTCTACTGAGGTGACTCAACTGTGCTGCGCACTGCAGAAGAAGTGGAATATAATTTGA